A window of the Podarcis raffonei isolate rPodRaf1 chromosome 4, rPodRaf1.pri, whole genome shotgun sequence genome harbors these coding sequences:
- the WDR4 gene encoding tRNA (guanine-N(7)-)-methyltransferase non-catalytic subunit WDR4 isoform X1 translates to MEAADPAGVAGSSPELAVCGDLMVVTGGAKLLAALYKEPGNEDIFIYDCSTATEKLQQNQGDDGKSAGEASNDILACTFSSSGTYFALTDDNKRLILFRTKPSWECLSVRSVIRRCTSLIITAAEDKILVADKSGDVYSYSTTEPENAGTIELGHLSLLLDVALSPDDQYILTADRDEKIRVSLTRAPHNIVSFCLGHREFVSKIFVIPNYPELLLSASGDCTLRLWEYKSGKEVHCCHLSSLSTSEAPPNEKKYAVSRTAYCCEGNYIAILYDCLPTVSIFQLDPETQKLIHKQNIPLICKGWAIAFEKTGGLWILQEDMQTPLLFYQPVNGQWQSSTEERGLIKMSKCIRDNWTAFEGSIGKESCYQNLYKASFDNMAVYLQKKEERLQQRKSKRKDPQHESNGQTKKLKT, encoded by the exons ATGGAGGCGGCTGACCCCGCCGGGGTGGCGGGTTCTTCCCCGGAGCTGGCGGTCTGCGGGGACCTGATGGTGGTCACCGGTGGAGCCAAGCTCTTGGCGGCCCTTTACAAAGAGCCTGG GAATGAAGATATTTTCATTTATGACTGTTCCACAGCAACAGAGAAACTTCAACAGAATCAAGG AGATGACGGAAAGTCAGCGGGTGAAGCAAGTAACGATATCCTTGCCTGCACGTTTTCTTCATCAGGAACCTACTTTGCTCTGACTGATGACAACAAACGACTGATCCTTTTTCGTACAAAACCGTCTTGGGAATGTCTGAGTGTAAG GTCTGTCATTAGAAGATGTACTTCCCTGATTATAACAGCGGCAGAAGATAAGATACTAGTTGCTGACAAATCAGGTGATGTCTATTCGTACTCAACAACAGAGCCTGAGAATGCAGGAACAATTGAACTTGGTCACTTGTCTCTTCTGTTGGATGTG GCGCTGAGTCCCGATGACCAGTATATCCTGACCGCTGACCGTGATGAGAAGATACGAGTTAGTTTGACTAGAGCGCCACATAACATTGTGTCCTTCTGCCTGGGACACAGAGA atTTGTCAGCAAAATATTTGTAATACCAAACTATCCAGAACTTCTCTTATCAGCTTCTGGG GACTGCACATTGAGGCTCTGGGAATACAAAAGTGGGAAGGAAGTGCACTGCTGTCATCTGAGTAGTTTGAGTACATCTGAGGCTCCCCCAAATGAGAAG AAATATGCAGTCTCCAGGACAGCCTATTGTTGTGAAGGAAATTACATTGCCATTTTATATGACTG TCTTCCCACAGTTTCCATCTTCCAGCTTGACCCCGAGACTCAGAAACTCATTCACAAACAGAACATCCCCTTGATCTGCAAAGGCTGGGCCATTGCATTTGAGAAAACAGGGGGGCTTTGGATTCTGCAGGAGGACATGCAGACACCTCTTCTGTTCTATCAGCCTGTGAATGGACAATGGCAG tCTTCTACTGAAGAGAGAGGGTTGATTAAAATGTCAAAGTGCATCCGTGACAACTGGACAGCGTTTGAAG GCTCCATTGGCAAAGAAAGTTGTTACCAAAATCTCTACAAGGCTTCTTTTGATAACATGGCTGTTTACCtccaaaagaaagaagagagacttCAGCAGCGGAAGAGTAAGAGAAAGGACCCGCAGCATGAATCAAATGGGCAGACAAAGAAGCTCAAAACATGA
- the WDR4 gene encoding tRNA (guanine-N(7)-)-methyltransferase non-catalytic subunit WDR4 isoform X3, translating into MKIFSFMTVPQQQRNFNRIKGTYFALTDDNKRLILFRTKPSWECLSVRSVIRRCTSLIITAAEDKILVADKSGDVYSYSTTEPENAGTIELGHLSLLLDVALSPDDQYILTADRDEKIRVSLTRAPHNIVSFCLGHREFVSKIFVIPNYPELLLSASGDCTLRLWEYKSGKEVHCCHLSSLSTSEAPPNEKKYAVSRTAYCCEGNYIAILYDCLPTVSIFQLDPETQKLIHKQNIPLICKGWAIAFEKTGGLWILQEDMQTPLLFYQPVNGQWQSSTEERGLIKMSKCIRDNWTAFEGSIGKESCYQNLYKASFDNMAVYLQKKEERLQQRKSKRKDPQHESNGQTKKLKT; encoded by the exons ATGAAGATATTTTCATTTATGACTGTTCCACAGCAACAGAGAAACTTCAACAGAATCAAGG GAACCTACTTTGCTCTGACTGATGACAACAAACGACTGATCCTTTTTCGTACAAAACCGTCTTGGGAATGTCTGAGTGTAAG GTCTGTCATTAGAAGATGTACTTCCCTGATTATAACAGCGGCAGAAGATAAGATACTAGTTGCTGACAAATCAGGTGATGTCTATTCGTACTCAACAACAGAGCCTGAGAATGCAGGAACAATTGAACTTGGTCACTTGTCTCTTCTGTTGGATGTG GCGCTGAGTCCCGATGACCAGTATATCCTGACCGCTGACCGTGATGAGAAGATACGAGTTAGTTTGACTAGAGCGCCACATAACATTGTGTCCTTCTGCCTGGGACACAGAGA atTTGTCAGCAAAATATTTGTAATACCAAACTATCCAGAACTTCTCTTATCAGCTTCTGGG GACTGCACATTGAGGCTCTGGGAATACAAAAGTGGGAAGGAAGTGCACTGCTGTCATCTGAGTAGTTTGAGTACATCTGAGGCTCCCCCAAATGAGAAG AAATATGCAGTCTCCAGGACAGCCTATTGTTGTGAAGGAAATTACATTGCCATTTTATATGACTG TCTTCCCACAGTTTCCATCTTCCAGCTTGACCCCGAGACTCAGAAACTCATTCACAAACAGAACATCCCCTTGATCTGCAAAGGCTGGGCCATTGCATTTGAGAAAACAGGGGGGCTTTGGATTCTGCAGGAGGACATGCAGACACCTCTTCTGTTCTATCAGCCTGTGAATGGACAATGGCAG tCTTCTACTGAAGAGAGAGGGTTGATTAAAATGTCAAAGTGCATCCGTGACAACTGGACAGCGTTTGAAG GCTCCATTGGCAAAGAAAGTTGTTACCAAAATCTCTACAAGGCTTCTTTTGATAACATGGCTGTTTACCtccaaaagaaagaagagagacttCAGCAGCGGAAGAGTAAGAGAAAGGACCCGCAGCATGAATCAAATGGGCAGACAAAGAAGCTCAAAACATGA
- the WDR4 gene encoding tRNA (guanine-N(7)-)-methyltransferase non-catalytic subunit WDR4 isoform X2: MEAADPAGVAGSSPELAVCGDLMVVTGGAKLLAALYKEPGNEDIFIYDCSTATEKLQQNQGDDGKSAGEASNDILACTFSSSGTYFALTDDNKRLILFRTKPSWECLSVRSVIRRCTSLIITAAEDKILVADKSGDVYSYSTTEPENAGTIELGHLSLLLDVALSPDDQYILTADRDEKIRVSLTRAPHNIVSFCLGHREFVSKIFVIPNYPELLLSASGDCTLRLWEYKSGKEVHCCHLSSLSTSEAPPNEKKYAVSRTAYCCEGNYIAILYDCLPTVSIFQLDPETQKLIHKQNIPLICKGWAIAFEKTGGLWILQEDMQTPLLFYQPVNGQWQSSTEERGLIKMSKCIRDNWTAFEALIVLQQTITISLLLRDGRGIFKP; the protein is encoded by the exons ATGGAGGCGGCTGACCCCGCCGGGGTGGCGGGTTCTTCCCCGGAGCTGGCGGTCTGCGGGGACCTGATGGTGGTCACCGGTGGAGCCAAGCTCTTGGCGGCCCTTTACAAAGAGCCTGG GAATGAAGATATTTTCATTTATGACTGTTCCACAGCAACAGAGAAACTTCAACAGAATCAAGG AGATGACGGAAAGTCAGCGGGTGAAGCAAGTAACGATATCCTTGCCTGCACGTTTTCTTCATCAGGAACCTACTTTGCTCTGACTGATGACAACAAACGACTGATCCTTTTTCGTACAAAACCGTCTTGGGAATGTCTGAGTGTAAG GTCTGTCATTAGAAGATGTACTTCCCTGATTATAACAGCGGCAGAAGATAAGATACTAGTTGCTGACAAATCAGGTGATGTCTATTCGTACTCAACAACAGAGCCTGAGAATGCAGGAACAATTGAACTTGGTCACTTGTCTCTTCTGTTGGATGTG GCGCTGAGTCCCGATGACCAGTATATCCTGACCGCTGACCGTGATGAGAAGATACGAGTTAGTTTGACTAGAGCGCCACATAACATTGTGTCCTTCTGCCTGGGACACAGAGA atTTGTCAGCAAAATATTTGTAATACCAAACTATCCAGAACTTCTCTTATCAGCTTCTGGG GACTGCACATTGAGGCTCTGGGAATACAAAAGTGGGAAGGAAGTGCACTGCTGTCATCTGAGTAGTTTGAGTACATCTGAGGCTCCCCCAAATGAGAAG AAATATGCAGTCTCCAGGACAGCCTATTGTTGTGAAGGAAATTACATTGCCATTTTATATGACTG TCTTCCCACAGTTTCCATCTTCCAGCTTGACCCCGAGACTCAGAAACTCATTCACAAACAGAACATCCCCTTGATCTGCAAAGGCTGGGCCATTGCATTTGAGAAAACAGGGGGGCTTTGGATTCTGCAGGAGGACATGCAGACACCTCTTCTGTTCTATCAGCCTGTGAATGGACAATGGCAG tCTTCTACTGAAGAGAGAGGGTTGATTAAAATGTCAAAGTGCATCCGTGACAACTGGACAGCGTTTGAAG CTTTGATAGTTCTTCAGCAGACAATCACAATTTCTCTTCTGTTACGAGATGGGAGAGGAATATTTAAACCTTGA